GGATCGGATATTTTAGTTCGATTTCGGATTAATCGGTTTGGATATTTTGGATTAATCGATTTCGGATATTTTGGATTTTCGATTTTCGGACGAAAGAAATGACAATCCAAATCCAACCTCAAGGTTCATTTCCATTTCATGGACCTGCTATCTTCCTATATTGctttatttctcaatttgttcttccttttttttacttcttttctTCCTCTAGTTGCTTTCAACAATTTGACTTTTTCCTCGAAATAATTTTCCTTTCTCTTTTCGTTTTCTCAATATGACCTTTGTGACTGAAGTCAATTTGATATAGTTTAAATTAacttttgaaaattttatttttgttcatttgTGTAAAAAAGTTAAACTTTTCAATTCACATTGACCTAGACCTACGGGCGGATGCAATGTGGTAGatgcgggttcaattgaacccataactttcgacacgGAGtgaaaatttatgtgtaaaatttattaaaattgcaaaaataatagatatgaacccataactttaaaaatataatgggttcaatgttaaaaatcttaaaagttgaacccatagagtttaaatcctggatccgtctCTGCCTAGACCAATGGTGCACTGAATTTGATGTTTGAAATTTAGTGTAACTAATAATGCTATTATTCATCGTTTTCAAACTATGAAAAGACCGAATACAAATGTGAATATACTAATCTTTTGATGATAATGTCATATATATATacttgtttaaatattttaccatcaAGTTTCAAATTAATGGTTGTGCAATTATAATTTGCGGTTGTAGTAAGTCTCAGTTATAGGTAACTGAACATCCACTACTTTGAAATTCTGGATCCGCCGCCGGCATTAACGTCATCAATTCTCATACATAAAGAAACGATTAATTATTGTCATTATTAATATTAGTGGCTTTTGGTGACATGGCATTTAGGCCACTGATAATTCACTCATATATATGAGATAGAACAAGCAATTATCAAACAATAAATGAGAATTGTCATTTTCTATATATACCTACCAAAAGTATGAGAGGCCAAAATGAGAAGAGGTCCCTCCCTTCCAGTCTGCAACCAGTTTTCATCATATATGCTTTAATTACCAAAAGTTGgttttctctctctttttgtACTATGATTGACAGTCCCTTTCTCTTGGATTTTTGGTCGActatagttttttttaaaaaacttttattaaaaaaaacagCAAAACCGTTGTATATGAAGAAATTTTCTATGCGCactcattatttgaagtcatcatGGTAGAAGATTTTTCTTAACAGTTTTGTTTGTTATTCTCTTGTTTTTAGGTTTTTGCCTAGCACACCTTTCGAAAGTTAGCAATTTTTTTTTGGCAAACTCAATTTATAGCCATCCGGCAAAAATTAATGACAATATATAGTCACAAAATAAACCATACAATTAACAGCCCAAAACTAATTAAAGGGCTAGCCCAAGACCACTGCCACTCTTCCCCCTCTCTATGGCATCCTCCTCCGCTCTCTCCGCCGTTCCCCCGCCGCTACCAGAATTCAAATCATACCATCCGTTTATCCTCACCCAACACCACAACCACCACCTCAAAACCCTAACTTCCTTCTCCCTCAGCGATCATACGCATTTTCCTTAGCCAAAGAAGCCGCTGTCAAACGCCCCTGTCGCAAGCACCGCCTCCATATTTAACCACCAATCAACGCCCTCCGTCGTGATTCACTCCCGAGGGGGCCGCCTTTACCTGACGACCCTCGTTCCCACCTTCCCAACACCATGTCGGCACTGATCGGCCATCGGCTTAACCTTAACAATCGCGTTCAGTCTCTCATTCGCGCCTGGAATTTGGAATCTGCAGCTGCCGTTGCTCGTCACGTCGTTTTCTCAAACACACGGCTGACTGTATTCACGTGTAATGCTATCATCGGTGCTATGTATCGCGCTGACCAATACAGTGATGCTAAGGATTTGTTTCAGATTTATCCTAGAACTATGCAAAGTGATTTCAGATTTTGCTCTGAAAATCGAATAATAAAAATAGTAACGCACTTAAATTAAGTTTGGAATAAcaagtctattgtatataaattgtatagtaacagtctattttgtataatttttgtatagtgacagtctattttgtatatattttgagtGGCAGTGAATTTTTTAAGTGTCACTatactatacaaaatagactgtcactatacaaaaatatactaaatagaccgccactatacaatttacatacaatagactgtcactatataaaatatatacaaaataggctgtcactatacaaaaaatataccaaatagactgtcactatataaaaaaatatacaaaatagactgtcactatacaaaaaatatacaaaatagatatttcgggctattagatgtaatatgtttgggctgGAGGACCATTTCGTGTCAATGAGGGAAAAACATGGGctgttaaaattttgaggggctatagtGGATAGTTTTCTCAAATTATTATCAGAAAATTTGGTGCTTCTTGTTGATTTCTTGAGAAAATATGGGACCAGTACCATAGGTTTTAGTTTTATTTGTTCATCAACAAAAAACggtttctttttatttattattttttggaaaATGGTTTTTCAAAAGTGGAAACATGTTATGACTTATTCCACTTTTCATAGCGATTTGTACAATTCCCAAATTTACACCCATAAAAATCCAAGCCCAATAAAAACTGATTGATGGCCCAAGAGAATACAAGACTCGGTCAAATCCAACAGAAACACATCACATGGATTTGGAAGCCAAGGTCCAAGTCTAAGCTACCTAATAAACCATTACTGACTATCATCGATTGATCTTGATATTAACTTCTAAGTTGGGGGCAGTCACTTCATTCTTCAATTTGTTGCATCCACAAGTTTGGGAAATATTAAGAGGATAGTAGTATGCAAAAGTTGTTAAAGAAAGTTTGCAACATGGCAGTGCATGCCCAATTAAGGATAATTGCCTAAGGCCAAGAGCTTTGCTACACTGTCTTGCACATCTTGATCGCTTCAATATCATTCGTCTGTGTGGCCCAAGTCTTTCTGTATTATATATACTCGATCGGAAACTAAGTTATTTAGAGTGCGAGTTTAAGTTGTATACAGTACATCGCTTATACACCATCATGTCACCTTTTCAAGATTACAAATCTCACATTTAGGGAGACTTACTTATAAATATCTTTTGAGTGTCTGATAGTGTAAAAAATTCTTTACGCAACCAATATAAAACTTAATTAGAGTGCGTCTAGAAGATGTTAATAGGATTATTACCGAGAGTCCGGGGATTATTTAAAATCACTACCTCACCGTCACATTCTGGTTATCAGAATTCCACTATTGGCAATTTAAACCACAttctagtatttttttttttgttcccTATATTTTGCATAGAACACACCGCAGTTATTCTTTCAAAATGCAGCTTTCTTAATGTTCAAAACTTAATTAACTTCTGCTTGAGCTGCAAGCACAATTCAGAACCATCGTACGCCATACTAAACTTAAAAGTGCGCCACATTGTGGAGTACAAATGAAGTCTTAATTGGAAATGCAATGTGCACATATGAACCCATTGAAGCCAATTACATAAACTCTTTGACAAGGCAAAATACCAGCCTTTTCCTTTTTACTTGCCAATCCCACAAGATATCGCCTTCAATCTTAACTTTTCTTTTTTGTCTATTATTTCACGTGTTTATATCACAATTCCTCAGTTAGGAGTCAACATTCAAAAACTTCGAAAACAAACCATCTGACATTAGTTATAACCCTTCAATCAAGGTATAATATGCTATGAAGCAAAGCAtatattcttctctcatgttttTAGCATATGCATTGCATTGTTATGAACATAAATCTATATTTCAACTTGTAGAATCAAAGTTTTTGGAGTAAAGCCGACGAAAATGGAAATGGAATTGGGACTCAAACTAACAAGAGCTGCGGATGAATTTTCCTCTACTGAATTCCAATTTGCAAAAGATCGAGCAGGCTCTCTTTTCCAATCTACAGAAACGGACACTATGTTCATCCTTAGTGTCCATTTGAAAGGTCATTTCTCTTCACCTAATTCTTATCTCattttttattcatttttttaGTTTCATGTTCATTATACTTATTACTATATATTGTGGAATTTGGAAAATATTTGTATAGGTTATacaaaaaaaaacataaagatTGATATAAATGAGGAAGGGACAATAATCGCGATAAGGGGTGAGAAGCTGGTTCAAGAGACTGTGATGGTAGGGTGGAAATTGGTCAAGAAAGatgtagaaattagaaaatttAGTAAGGCTTTCAAGATTCCAGATGGGGTGATCTTGGATAAAATCAAGGCTAGATATGATGAGGAAAAGTCTATATTGACAATTGAAATGCCAAAGAAAGTGAAAGGAATTCTTGGAATTGAGTTTGTAGAAGTGGAGGAGGATGAGCTTATTACTAGACAAGGCACCTCTGAAGATTTGTCAATAGTAGCTGATAAGATTCCTAAAAAGGTCACATTTAAAGATGATATGGATAAACCAACATCCTCAGCTGATTCAGagtctactaaaaaagaagaagaaaaccaagaaaaggagaagaaagaaATTGAGGAAAAAATTGATTTGGCATCTAGTATCCGAAAACCACGTGAAGAAGTTGAAAAACATGTTGTCAAGGATGAAGTTACTAAAATGGAGAAGGAACTAATGCCAAAAATAGAGTCAAACATCAAGGGCAACGATACGATTCAAGAAATAAGAGAGCCTCAGAGCAATCAATTAGGTGGTGATAAAACTGAATCTACAAGTTCAAGGGATGAGCCTAAAGATGATCAAGATAGTGAAAGAGCAAATGGAATTTTAGAAAAGGAAGAAGATGGTGAAATATCAAGGAAAAGGGAAGGAGACAATGTGCCTAAGAAAAGCTCCAAAATTTGTGTGCCAATTGTTGCAGGCTCGGCCTTAATATTATCTCTTGTTGTGTTTGTAATTCATTTGATTAGAACTAAGAATCAATCTGGGAAAAGAAAAGGTTAGAGCAAACTATAATTCTTGAGTGTTGTTATTTCCTAAAGCATTTTTTTTCGTTTCCCTTTCTTTCATTTGATTGTAAAAAGAGGGTGTGATGATCAAGGCTCAATTTACTGTACCGTTATGCGTTTGTAATTGAGCCTAGAAAAGCCAATCATTATTATGGGCACTTATATTACTTTTTTCTAATTGGGAAAAGGTTTTCTCCATTAAGTTTCCATGGAGCAGTGGCAAGTAAAATATTAATGGCCAGCATCAAATTCTATGGTACTCTtcaagttatttatttatttatttcaattctaaatgtgaacaactaatttttgaccatgcttGTATTTTTCTCTAACTCACTCACATCACTTAACACACCTTACCACCAACACAATTATTCTCTCACAACTCACACTCACACTCTTTATCTTTAAAGACTCACACTCCACTCTTCCtctttaacaactcacacaaGCACTTCCCTCACATGATCCCTCCACAAACACACATGTCACTCACAAAATAAATGAGCTTCATCTCCACCCTAAAGACCAACAAAACCCTCTATATAATTGCGGCAAAAATCAGCAATGAAGGGAGGAGAAACCAGCAAAAAATGAGCTGCAAATCCAGCTCCAAAACCTCACATTTTTGCACATAAAACCAGCCACCAAACAGTCCCGAATCAGCTCCAAATCGCAGCTGAAACCTCTGTCCGAAACTGCTCCAAAACGCAGTCGTAAAGCCATCCCGAAACCACCAAAAATCAGTAGTGAACCTCTGCTCTCTTCCGCCTAGTTACACCACCAAACTCCAATCGAAAAATCACCCTAAATCAGCCCTTGTTTTCTGTTCAAAAACACCGCCCAAAATACCCTCTAGTCACCTGCAAAAATCAGTCAAGACACCAGCGAAAATTGGCTATGAAATCACTAAAACCCAGCTCCAAAAATCCCCCCAAATGCAGCAATTAAAGCTGCTCCAAACCACTCAAACTCAGTAAAAAAAAAACAACCACTAAATCACTGATTTTGCGATCGAGGTGCCGAGTTTCAATTTTCCGTTCGAGGTTGTGTCGCCAGTCCGAGGTTCCAGTTAATACCTCGTTTGAGCGTTGCTATTTCCTTGGTGTTAGCTTTCTTTGTATACAGCAAAAAAGTTAAAATCCAATAATAGAAAATCTATTTTTATCTACATGTGCTTTTGGTTGGTTTCTTTTCTTAAATATTCTCCGTGATTCCTCCGTAGTTTTGTTTGCTTGTTTAATTAGTTTATTTTATTCGCTTTGATTTAGTGATTTACTAGATGAATATTGATTGTTTTGATTGCTTTTGTTGGTATTACTATAGAATCtttaaaggttgaaagataaagaacatttgtttaaattataataTGTGTTGTCAGCAATTTGTAACTAAAGTTGTGCTTGAATTACTTTTGACTATTAAGGGGCCGTCCAGTTGAGTTAGGTAAAAAGAAATTTGGCTTGTGGGGTTTTAATTTGAGATAATGGGcctaatatattatttttgtttgattCAATCCAATAAGAATTATAATATTGTCAATTTATTAAGAATGTATTGAACTCATACGCCTTTTCCACAATAATTCTTTATTCATAAATTCATGAGCCTCACAATAAATCTAAAACTTAGGAAAGAATGTATTGAACTCATACGCCTTTTCCACAATAATTCTTTATTCATAAATTCATGAGCCTcacaataaaacaaaaaaaaatgaagaaattttTTGAATATGTTAGAATGCTTTAAGCGCGCtctaaattaattaaattatcgtgattatgtacacgttcgcgtgacataattttgattttcaaaattaaaatcgaagatgtgttcgcgcaactttggccaaaacaatcttaatataataaaatattattaattgtgtacacgtacgcgtgacataatTTTGGTACAATAAACAAaatggattcacacacgtgattcgtttcaaagataattctatattttaataattaaaagcggatagataaaata
This region of Nicotiana tomentosiformis chromosome 4, ASM39032v3, whole genome shotgun sequence genomic DNA includes:
- the LOC104108956 gene encoding inactive protein RESTRICTED TEV MOVEMENT 2-like — encoded protein: MEMELGLKLTRAADEFSSTEFQFAKDRAGSLFQSTETDTMFILSVHLKGYTKKNIKIDINEEGTIIAIRGEKLVQETVMVGWKLVKKDVEIRKFSKAFKIPDGVILDKIKARYDEEKSILTIEMPKKVKGILGIEFVEVEEDELITRQGTSEDLSIVADKIPKKVTFKDDMDKPTSSADSESTKKEEENQEKEKKEIEEKIDLASSIRKPREEVEKHVVKDEVTKMEKELMPKIESNIKGNDTIQEIREPQSNQLGGDKTESTSSRDEPKDDQDSERANGILEKEEDGEISRKREGDNVPKKSSKICVPIVAGSALILSLVVFVIHLIRTKNQSGKRKG